A DNA window from uncultured Methanoregula sp. contains the following coding sequences:
- a CDS encoding tRNA uridine(34) 5-carboxymethylaminomethyl modification radical SAM/GNAT enzyme Elp3 produces the protein MDEATALREIISRILTQPPGDAAITAAKIEICRKYGLSAVPKNSAILAAALPEDREILRKILMVKPSRTLSGVAPVAVMTSPYPCPHGKCLPCPGGPDHPFHSPQSYTGEEPAAKRAREHDFDPFRQVHARLEQFETLGHRVDKVELIVMGGTMTARPEEYQHEFVSRCIESMNTYPGGSPAAAPIPVEEAEAANETSAIRCVAITFETRPDWCRREHVERMLDLGVTKVELGVQHVDDEILTFNRRGCTVADTVEANTFLRDAGLKVGFHMMPNLPHSSIESDRQMFDTLFSDPRFKPDFLKIYPTLVTPGSEIEDLWKKGLYAPYNEDELVDLVAYAKSTIPEYTRLQRIQRDIPAKLIVAGSKHSNFRQLAKNRLRDTGRRCRCIRCREIGRLPSLAETELRDLKYEACGGIEHFISTVSGDSLIGFARLRFPSSVFRPELEGSALMRELHVYGSLVPVGKDADAEEWQHRNFGKDLLGRAEETAAAAGFTRLAIMSGIGVRPYYRRMGYERRGPYMIREIP, from the coding sequence ATGGATGAGGCTACGGCATTACGGGAGATAATCTCCCGCATCCTCACCCAGCCTCCCGGTGATGCTGCCATCACGGCAGCCAAGATCGAGATCTGCCGGAAGTACGGGCTGTCTGCGGTACCGAAAAATTCGGCTATCCTTGCTGCTGCCCTACCGGAGGATCGGGAGATCCTGCGGAAGATCCTCATGGTCAAGCCGAGCCGGACCCTCTCGGGGGTTGCCCCGGTCGCGGTGATGACCTCCCCGTACCCCTGCCCGCACGGGAAGTGCCTGCCCTGCCCTGGCGGCCCCGATCACCCGTTCCATTCCCCGCAGAGTTACACCGGGGAAGAACCGGCAGCGAAACGGGCGCGGGAGCATGACTTCGACCCGTTCCGTCAGGTGCATGCCCGGCTCGAACAGTTCGAGACCCTCGGCCACCGGGTGGACAAGGTGGAGTTGATCGTGATGGGCGGGACCATGACCGCCCGGCCGGAGGAGTACCAGCACGAGTTCGTCTCGCGCTGCATTGAGTCCATGAACACCTACCCGGGGGGTTCTCCCGCTGCCGCACCGATCCCGGTTGAAGAGGCCGAGGCAGCAAACGAGACTTCCGCCATCCGCTGCGTTGCCATAACCTTCGAGACCCGGCCGGACTGGTGCCGGCGGGAGCACGTGGAACGGATGCTTGATCTTGGCGTGACCAAAGTGGAGCTCGGCGTCCAGCACGTGGACGACGAGATCCTCACGTTCAACCGCCGGGGGTGCACGGTTGCCGATACGGTCGAGGCCAACACGTTCCTCCGCGATGCGGGGCTCAAGGTCGGGTTCCACATGATGCCCAACCTCCCGCACTCCTCGATCGAATCCGACCGGCAGATGTTCGATACGCTCTTTTCCGATCCCCGCTTCAAACCGGATTTCCTCAAGATCTACCCGACGCTTGTCACCCCGGGATCCGAGATCGAGGATCTCTGGAAGAAGGGCCTTTACGCACCCTACAACGAGGACGAACTCGTGGACCTGGTAGCGTATGCAAAATCAACAATACCGGAATACACCCGGCTCCAGCGGATCCAGCGGGACATACCGGCAAAACTGATAGTTGCCGGTTCCAAGCATTCCAATTTCCGGCAGCTGGCAAAGAACCGGCTCAGGGATACCGGCCGAAGATGCCGCTGCATCCGCTGCCGGGAGATAGGAAGGCTCCCGTCGCTTGCGGAGACGGAACTGCGGGACCTCAAGTACGAAGCCTGCGGGGGCATCGAGCACTTCATCTCAACCGTCTCGGGGGATTCCCTGATAGGCTTTGCCCGCCTCCGTTTCCCCTCGTCGGTCTTCCGGCCCGAACTGGAAGGATCCGCGCTCATGCGGGAACTCCACGTGTACGGCAGCCTGGTCCCGGTGGGGAAAGATGCGGACGCCGAGGAGTGGCAGCACCGCAATTTTGGAAAGGATCTGCTCGGGCGGGCGGAAGAGACTGCCGCTGCTGCCGGGTTTACCCGGCTTGCGATCATGAGCGGGATAGGCGTGCGCCCCTATTACCGCCGGATGGGTTATGAGCGAAGGGGACCCTATATGATCAGGGAGATCCCATGA
- a CDS encoding UPF0058 family protein: MQKEELLHLHMLMIHIKKYYEGVTNEEIGTDRYNSLEISPVHIHKDKKAHKDALLTLGDEIVHHIHDRSVPVVNYSSEPASPKVAAEH, from the coding sequence GTGCAAAAGGAAGAGCTACTGCATTTACATATGCTGATGATCCACATCAAGAAGTACTACGAAGGTGTCACCAACGAAGAGATCGGGACCGACCGATACAATTCTCTGGAAATTTCCCCTGTCCATATCCACAAGGACAAAAAAGCCCATAAAGATGCTCTCCTCACCCTCGGGGACGAGATCGTCCATCATATCCACGACCGCTCTGTGCCCGTGGTGAACTATTCTTCAGAACCTGCATCCCCCAAAGTTGCAGCCGAACATTAA